The Marinifilum sp. JC120 genome segment TGCGATCTGATCAGAGCGAAGAAGAGATGTTGCAGGATGTTTTAGATAAAATAGCTATTTAATCCAAATAAAAAGGGGTGGTGATCGAGATCACCACCCCTTTTTATTTGCTACCATCTTAAAGATAAACAAGTCAGGCCGCCGTCCATTTTGCGGAACTCTGACATATCGATGAAATCGGCTTTGAATCCGTTTTTGTCGAGCAGTTCGGCGGTCTTGGGAAATCCTTGCGGGGCGAGCAGCTTCTTACCTAAGTGAAGGCAGTTGGAGCAGTATTCTTCGCCTTGGGGAACGATGATCTTTTTGAATCCGGCGAATTCTTCGCGCTGGGCAAAACGCGCACTCATGATCAGGGTTTCCTCATCAAGGGCGGAAAGCTCTGTTTTGAGATGGGGCATGCCGTTATTAAAGGGCACAGGGACAGTTTTGTAGCCGAATTTAGCAGCAGCTTTAGCGAATTGCTCGCAGCCCTGCGCGTTGGTGCGGTTGTCGATGCCCACGTAAAAGGTCTTGCCCATGAGCAGCACATCTCCACCTTCCATGAGTCCACCATCCTGCATGCGGATGATTGTGTCAGTCTGGTCTGCTATGGCGGTTTCGA includes the following:
- a CDS encoding dimethylargininase gives rise to the protein MFSKAIVRTPAKNLGQGLTEAGLGCPDMELTLAQHKGYIEYFKQSGINVTILPPVEEYPDSVFVEDTAVMIPHGNETAAFLTCPGAESRRGEVDEIETAIADQTDTIIRMQDGGLMEGGDVLLMGKTFYVGIDNRTNAQGCEQFAKAAAKFGYKTVPVPFNNGMPHLKTELSALDEETLIMSARFAQREEFAGFKKIIVPQGEEYCSNCLHLGKKLLAPQGFPKTAELLDKNGFKADFIDMSEFRKMDGGLTCLSLRW